Below is a window of Synechococcus sp. RSCCF101 DNA.
TAGCGGATCTCGCCGGGAATGTCGTCCTGCTGGGTGGGGCCGCAGGTGGGGTGCACAAGCACCACCGCATTGGCGCTGACGTTGCTGGCGTGCAGAGCCCTGGTGAACAGCTCGTAGTGGGCCCGGTGGATGGGATTGCGGCACTGGAAGGCCACCACGTCCTCACCGGCCGGCAGCGTGGCGCGCACGGCCTCGGGGGTGCGGCAGGGGAACACACGCCGGGGAAGCTCCAGTCCCTGCAGCGCGCCTCCCAGGTAGATCGCCCGGCGCTCCATGGCGATCATGCGCACGGCGGGGTGCTCGAGGGAGGTCGTCCCGTAACAGCCAAGGGCCTCCTGGACCTTGTCGGGAACCCAGCGGCTCTCGACGGTCAGGACCGCCAGGTCCTGACCCCTGTAGGTGAGGAGCACCCTGTCGCCGACCGCGATGTCCTCGCGGTCGGTGTCCATCACCAGGGGCAGCCCGAAGAGACGACCGCTGGTGGTGCGGTGCTCGCGCACCACCGACTCGTAATCGGCCTGGTGCATGAAGCCGCGCTCAGGCGAGAAGCCCCCGACCACCAGGAGCTCCACATCGCAGGCGTTGCGATCGGAACACTCCAGCCGCGTCGTGGCCGACGCCTTGACAGCATCCCGGTCCTCGGCCGGAACCATCAAGTCGACCAGAGTGCCCCCGTAGGGAGCGATCAGGCCGGACCGGCCGGTGGTGGGAGCGGAGGAAGCGGACATGCGGTCTGGTCGGGGTCAGAGGCGGGGAGCGGATGAAGGATCAGCAGCCCTGGGGGCAGTGTCCCAGACAGCCGTCTGGAAGCGCTTGATGAGACGACGCATGGAGGCTCAGGACCACCTCGACCCGGCGGCGAGGCGTCAGAGCACCTCCAGGCGTCCGTAGAGCTCACCGCTGATCTTGACGTCAACGGGCTCCTTCCCGCCCATGTCGGTATCCGAGGGCTGAACGGCGGTGAACACTCCGGCGAACTCACTGGTCTCCGGATCGACCTTGGTGATGGAGAGGCTCATGCTGCCCGTGCCATCCACATATCGCTTCACGTTCTCACGGACGAGCTCCTCGTCGTCACCGGCGGGCACCAGGCCCACGGCGCTGCTGTAGCCGGTGGTCAGACCGCGGCCCTTGGGATCGAGGAAGTTGCTGGTCCTGTAGCTGGGAGCGCGGTAATCACCTCTGAAATCCGTGCTCGTGGTGAGGGCGGTGCCATCAGCCGAGGCCAGCAGGCGCTTGCTGGAGAAGGTGAAGGGCACCTCCTCGCCGCCGGGCAGCAGAACGGTGATGGGCTGGAAGTCGATGCCGCCCTTCTCAGTGAAGACCATGCCGTCGGCCGTGACCTCCAGGTCGCCGTAGACCTGATCGAGGCTGGAGGTGTAGCGGGTGAGGATCTTGGTGGGAACGAACTGAGCCTCCTGTCGCTTGTTGACGGGCTCGCCCTTCACGAACACCTCAAGGGGATGCATGCAGATTTCCCGCAGCTCGTAGCGGCCTCCGGCCTCGAGGGGGATGGCTCCGCGGGCCGAGTCCGGCAGGGTGGCGCAGTCGTTGGCGCGACCGGTGTTGACGATGTCCTCGTAGGTGATGTTGGAACGCTCCTTCGCCTCGGAGCCACCGCCGCACGCGGTGAGAACCGTGAGGCACAGGGCCAGCGCAAGCGAAAGAAGAGGACGGAATCTCATAGGGAAAGGCGGTCGCGGCCTGGAGATCGGGGCCGATCGGACGCGTCCGGATCAGGCTCAGCCGGGATACTACAGGTGGGACTCCGCCTCGCCCGCAGGGCTTCTCAAGCTCTCAACAACCTGTAGAGCTCTGTTCGCTCCGTGCCGGTTCAGGAGGTCGGCAGAAGCCGCCGTAATTGGGTCAGCAGCTGATGAGCCAGGCTCAGCTTGCCGGTGCGGGGCAGCTCCAGACACCGCTCTCCCGGACCCAGCAGCCAGCCCGCGTTGTCGGGAGCGGCGAAGCCGATGCCCTCCTGATCGATGGGGTTGGCGAAGAGCAGGTCACACCCCTTGCGCCGGTGCTTGAGGGATGCGGTCTCGCGCACATCGCCCGTTCCGGCGGCGAACCCCAGCAGCACCTGGCCCGGGGGCCGTGCCGCCACAAGGCCGGCGAGCAGATCGGGCACAGGCTCCCAGCCATCGGCCCAGCCGTCGATCAGAGACCGCTTCGGGACCTTGAGCGGCGACGGCGCCGCGCGCCGGAGATCGGCCACGGCCGCCGCCATCACCACGGCATCCGCCTCCGGCTGGTGCCGATGCAGCGCCACATCCATCTCGGCCGCGGTGTCCACGGCCTCGCAGCGGAGGCCATCCCGCAGCGCATCGGGCAACTGCAGGGGCCCGTGAACGAGGCTCACGTCGGCGCCGCGAAAGCGGGCGGCCTGGGCAAGCATCAGGCCCATCCGTCCGGAACTGCGATTGCTGATCACGCGCGCGGCATCGATCGGCTCCACGGTGGGCCCGGCGCTCACCAGCAGGCGCAGACCCTGCCAGTCCCTCTGCCAACCGTGGGCCAGGAGGCTCTGCAGCGCCAGGATCAGGACCTCCGGTTCCGCCATGCGGCCGTCGCCGACGCGATCACAGGCCAGCAGTCCGGGGGAGGGCCCCAGGGGGAGCACCCGCGCCATCCCCCCCAGGACCTGCCAGTTGCGGCGCACCGGATCGCTGGTCCACATGGCGGTGTTCATGGCCGCCGCCACCACCACAGGGGCCTCGCAGGCCAGAAGGGTGCTGGCCAGCAGTCCCTCCCCCGAGCCATGCACCCATCGGGACAGGCTGGTCGCCGTGAGGGGTGCCACGACCACGGCATCGGCCCACTCCGCCAGCTCGATGTGCAGGGGCCTGGGCTCGATCGGATCCCACTGATCCTCGTCCCGGTAGCAGCGGTGGCGACTGAGACAGGCCAGGGACGCCGCGCTGACCAGCCGCTCGGCACCGGGGGTGAGCAGGCAGCGGACCTGAGCCCCCATCTGGACGAGCCGGCTGACCAGCAGGGGAACCTTGACGGCGGCGATGCCTCCGCACACGCCCACAAGGATGCGCCGTCCGGCGAGAGGATCGCGGGCGGGAGGTGCTGAGGGGGAGAGCGGGGAGGGGTCCTCCTCAGTCCTCATCGAAGGGTTCCTGATCCACCAGGTGCACGTAGGGGCGAACCAGATCGGGCCTGTGGATGGCCAGGGCGCGGATCAGATGCCAGTCCTCCAGTCCGGCGAAGGGGGTGGGGTAATCATCCTCTTCAAGCCGCCGTGCCAGATCCGCGATGGCCTCCTCGTCGAAGGCCTCGAGACGCTCGGGGGTGATCGCGGCGGCCTGGGTCACGGAAGCGGATCGACAACAGCACTGACTCATTCTGATGGCCCGCCTTGCAGATCGGCCATGGAGGTGGCGGCGCGTCGAGCAGCGCTACATTCGCGCCACGGGGAATTAGCTCAGCTGGTAGAGCGCTGCGATCGCACCGCAGAGGTCAGGGGTTCGAATCCCCTATTCTCCACTGAACCCGAAGCTGGTCCGGGCTGTGGATGTGTGGGGCGTCACGGCATCCGTTCTCAGGCGGATTCCCCGCCCGATTGAATCGCTCACCGGCGTCCATCACCGGATGCCGTGCCACTGAACCGTGGCCATGCCCTGCTTCCCCGCGGTCGCCGGAGACTGGCTGTTCTGAGTGCCCTGTTCCTGCTGCTGCCCGCTGCGGTTCAGGTGCGTCCCGCCTCACTCCTCACCTTTTCCCTGATCCTGCTGGCGATCGGCCTGGCCACGGCCCGGCGTCCGCCCCGTCGCGGGGCAGACGGCACCGGTGACAAGGGCTCTGCTGGCCATCGGGCCGATGGGGTAAAAGAGAACCCTCCTGCTCACGGTGCCCATGTCGCAGTCCAAGCGCGAACAGGTGGTCAGCCACCTGCGCTACATCCGCCAGGAACTGCGCGAGATGCATCAGGGCGTGATGGAGGACGGCCTGCTTCCGGAAGCCGGCGAAGTGCGGGGCGTGATGGCGCAGATGGAGGCCCTGCTTGAATTGCTCGAGGGCAAGGGCGGTCGCAAGGCCAAGGACAGCGACAGCTGAACCCGGGCATCACCGGGCCGGCATGACCAGTCCGGCCTCACAGGTGCGCTGCGGCAGCGCAGCCCGGTCCCTTGCCAGCCGGCTGGAGCGACGCTTTGCTTGGCATCCAGGAGGTGTTGTCACCAGCGGGAGCTGACATTGACCTGGCCGAGTCAGTCACAACCGGACCCACCAGATGTTGTGTCTGTTCTCTCTACAATCACCACTGATGGTGTAGAAAAGGTGAGGCAGGACCGGTGCCGGGTGATGGGGATCGCCGAGGTTCACCCCCTGCCACGTCTTTCGTCTTGACGAACGCGCAACGCACACGCATCGAGCGCAGTCTCGGTGAAGCGCCCCTCAGGTTCGCGGCCTGGTCGGTGAACCCCTGGCGCCGACATTCGCTGCAGCTGGTGGTGCTGCTCAGTGGCTTCGGCGTCGGCACCACGCTCGGCACCGTGGGCGGTGCCCTGTCCGTGATGGACCCGGTCGGCGCCTTCGTTGTGGTGGCTCTGCTGGAGGTCGGGGTTCGCCTGAGGCCGGGCCTGAGGCGTGAGGGGCGACGGCTGCCGCTGCAGCTTCTCGACATGGCCCGGGTTGGGGTGCTCTACGGCCTGCTGCTGGAGGGGTTCAAGCTGCTCTGATCGAGCGCTGCCCCCTGTGCGACCTCGCTGGCCGCCAGCAGATACAGCAGAGCCATGCGCACGGGAACACCGTTGAGCACCTGCTCATCCACGAGTGAGTGCTCCGGATCGCTCAGCAGCGCGCCGCTCATCTCCACACCGCGGTTCACGGGGCCCGGGTGGAGCACGGGCACCGGTGCCGATCCCCCACACAGCCGCAGGCGGGCGTGGGTGAGACCGAAACAGCGGTGATAACTCTCCAGGCTGCTGAGGAGATGCTGGCGCATGCGCTCCTTCTGGAGCCGCAGGGTCATCACCGCATCAGCGCCGGGAAGGGCCTCCTCAAGCGTGCGGCACACCTCGATCCGGCCGCGCCGCGCCACGGGATCCTCCTGCTGCCCGGGCGGCGGTGCCTCTACGAAACGACGGAAGAGGTCGGGCACGAGGGTGGGCGGACCGCACAGCACCACATCGGCACCGCAGGCCGTGAGCGCCCAGAGATTGGAGCGGGCCACACGGGAATGCAGCACATCCCCCACCAGGGCGATGCGGCGACCCTCCAGGGCCCGGGGACCGGGGTCGCCGGGATTGAAATGGCGGGCCAGCGTCAGCAGATCCAGCAGCCCCTGACTCGGGTGGCTGTGGAGACCATCGCCGCCGTTGAGCACGCTGGCCCGGATTCCCAGCGTGCGCAGGTGGTGCACCAGACGGGCGGGAACGCCGGTGCAGCGGTGCCGCACCACCAGCACATCCGCACCCATGGCCACATAGGTGAGCACGGTGTCCAACAGGGTTTCCCCCTTGCTGAGGGAGCTGGAGGAGGGAGTGAAGCTCTGCACATCAGCCGAGAGCCGCCGGGCCGCCAGTTCGAAGCTGCTGCGCGTCCGGGTGCTGGGTTCGAAGAAGAGCGTGGTCACCAGCCGGCCCTGAAGCGCAGGGAGCTTGCGGCCGCCGCTCACGGGCAGGGTGCGGAAGCGCTGCGCCAGTCCCAGCACCGTTGCGAAATCCTCCCGGGAGAAGCGGGCCAGATCGATCAGATGGTGGTGGGGCCAGCCGCTCACAGGCCGCCCAGCGCGTCGGGACTCCAGGCGGCGGCACGGGCCGGGGTGCGATCACCCCGCTGGCGTCGGCTGACACTGCGGCTGGGCGCCAGGTACCAGCGCCAGGGCAGGTCCTGGGCCAGACGGATGCCGATGCGCGTGGTCGTCACGGTCAGTGGATGGCCGCAGCGAGTCTGACTGTCCCACCACTGAACGAACGCCGGGGGCCTGGGGGCGATGCGCAGCAGGCTCCCAGTCGCTGCCATGCCGTCGTGGGTCCGGTCGATGCCGAAGTGGCGGGCCAGGAGGGCCGGCCCTGCGGCAAGGCGTTCGGGTGCGCCCGGCACGGCCGCCGCCCGCAGCAGCACCCCGTTGGCCTGGTCGCACCGGCCTGTGACCACGTTGACGCAGTGATGGATGCCGTAGCTCACGTAGACGTAGAAGCGCCCGGGTTCGCCGAAGAGGGTCTCGTTGGACGGGGAGCGGCGCCGGTGGCCATGGCAGGCCGGCTCGCTCTGGCAGTAGGCCTCGGTCTCCACGATCACACCGGTGCGGCGTTCACCGCCGGGCAGCCGATGCTCCAGCACGCAGCCGAGCAGCTCCGGCCCCACCTGTT
It encodes the following:
- a CDS encoding aspartate carbamoyltransferase catalytic subunit; translation: MSGWPHHHLIDLARFSREDFATVLGLAQRFRTLPVSGGRKLPALQGRLVTTLFFEPSTRTRSSFELAARRLSADVQSFTPSSSSLSKGETLLDTVLTYVAMGADVLVVRHRCTGVPARLVHHLRTLGIRASVLNGGDGLHSHPSQGLLDLLTLARHFNPGDPGPRALEGRRIALVGDVLHSRVARSNLWALTACGADVVLCGPPTLVPDLFRRFVEAPPPGQQEDPVARRGRIEVCRTLEEALPGADAVMTLRLQKERMRQHLLSSLESYHRCFGLTHARLRLCGGSAPVPVLHPGPVNRGVEMSGALLSDPEHSLVDEQVLNGVPVRMALLYLLAASEVAQGAALDQSSLNPSSSRP
- the psbO gene encoding photosystem II manganese-stabilizing polypeptide, with protein sequence MRFRPLLSLALALCLTVLTACGGGSEAKERSNITYEDIVNTGRANDCATLPDSARGAIPLEAGGRYELREICMHPLEVFVKGEPVNKRQEAQFVPTKILTRYTSSLDQVYGDLEVTADGMVFTEKGGIDFQPITVLLPGGEEVPFTFSSKRLLASADGTALTTSTDFRGDYRAPSYRTSNFLDPKGRGLTTGYSSAVGLVPAGDDEELVRENVKRYVDGTGSMSLSITKVDPETSEFAGVFTAVQPSDTDMGGKEPVDVKISGELYGRLEVL
- a CDS encoding DUF2555 domain-containing protein — its product is MSQCCCRSASVTQAAAITPERLEAFDEEAIADLARRLEEDDYPTPFAGLEDWHLIRALAIHRPDLVRPYVHLVDQEPFDED
- the coaBC gene encoding bifunctional phosphopantothenoylcysteine decarboxylase/phosphopantothenate--cysteine ligase CoaBC, with protein sequence MRTEEDPSPLSPSAPPARDPLAGRRILVGVCGGIAAVKVPLLVSRLVQMGAQVRCLLTPGAERLVSAASLACLSRHRCYRDEDQWDPIEPRPLHIELAEWADAVVVAPLTATSLSRWVHGSGEGLLASTLLACEAPVVVAAAMNTAMWTSDPVRRNWQVLGGMARVLPLGPSPGLLACDRVGDGRMAEPEVLILALQSLLAHGWQRDWQGLRLLVSAGPTVEPIDAARVISNRSSGRMGLMLAQAARFRGADVSLVHGPLQLPDALRDGLRCEAVDTAAEMDVALHRHQPEADAVVMAAAVADLRRAAPSPLKVPKRSLIDGWADGWEPVPDLLAGLVAARPPGQVLLGFAAGTGDVRETASLKHRRKGCDLLFANPIDQEGIGFAAPDNAGWLLGPGERCLELPRTGKLSLAHQLLTQLRRLLPTS
- the sat gene encoding sulfate adenylyltransferase, which translates into the protein MSASSAPTTGRSGLIAPYGGTLVDLMVPAEDRDAVKASATTRLECSDRNACDVELLVVGGFSPERGFMHQADYESVVREHRTTSGRLFGLPLVMDTDREDIAVGDRVLLTYRGQDLAVLTVESRWVPDKVQEALGCYGTTSLEHPAVRMIAMERRAIYLGGALQGLELPRRVFPCRTPEAVRATLPAGEDVVAFQCRNPIHRAHYELFTRALHASNVSANAVVLVHPTCGPTQQDDIPGEIRYQTYERLAAEVSNPRIRWAYLPYSMHMAGPREALQHMILRRNYGCTHFIIGRDMAGCKSSLTGDDFYTPYQAQDFARECAVELGMETVPSLNLVYTEEEGYVTAEHAQTRGLHVRKLSGTQFRKMLRSGEEIPDWFAFRSVVEVLRAG
- a CDS encoding DNA-3-methyladenine glycosylase encodes the protein MAGRDHGFAGPTLAEPDASVSPACASLPRSFFARPAEQVGPELLGCVLEHRLPGGERRTGVIVETEAYCQSEPACHGHRRRSPSNETLFGEPGRFYVYVSYGIHHCVNVVTGRCDQANGVLLRAAAVPGAPERLAAGPALLARHFGIDRTHDGMAATGSLLRIAPRPPAFVQWWDSQTRCGHPLTVTTTRIGIRLAQDLPWRWYLAPSRSVSRRQRGDRTPARAAAWSPDALGGL
- a CDS encoding DUF565 domain-containing protein, yielding MTNAQRTRIERSLGEAPLRFAAWSVNPWRRHSLQLVVLLSGFGVGTTLGTVGGALSVMDPVGAFVVVALLEVGVRLRPGLRREGRRLPLQLLDMARVGVLYGLLLEGFKLL